One Pyrococcus furiosus DSM 3638 genomic region harbors:
- a CDS encoding Na+/H+ antiporter NhaC family protein, with protein MSDFGVLSLLPPLVAIVLAIWTKRVVFALFAGVWVGGVMASNWNPVTGTIKTFEWIVGNVTDSWNATILIFDFLIGAGVGLIYKSGGVHAVAEAITRRIRTSRDASLLGWLLGVLVFFDDYTNTIIVGNTMRPITDKMRVSREMLAYIDDSTAAPVAGIAIVSTWIGYELGLIREALDKLNITMGEYFAWAHSVPYRFYSIFAIILVFIVAYTHRHYGPMLKAEYRARTTGKVVRDGAKPLMATESDLGHPLTEKGSVHFFIWPILALVFVTLYGLYYTGKSACEGPCGAMDILGNADSATSLLWGSFAMVLVALVLVLGTKTMTVEEAESAIIQGMKQMIMATVILVLAWSIKSATEAVGTADYVVNLAKSANVPGGIVPLIIFLVAMFISFTTGTSWGTFGILMPIAIPLAYELAPGDNSVLFASIGAVFAGGIFGDHCSPISDTTIMSSMFSGSDHIDHVTTQIPYAVTAASVGIVLYLLFAAGIRTPVILLPIGLVLLVLAWYFLSEWYGKKYGIPHGRVPIYPTEISE; from the coding sequence ATGAGTGATTTTGGTGTTCTATCTCTCCTGCCGCCTCTCGTAGCTATAGTCCTTGCAATATGGACCAAAAGGGTAGTCTTTGCACTCTTTGCTGGAGTATGGGTAGGCGGAGTTATGGCTTCCAATTGGAATCCAGTGACGGGAACAATAAAGACTTTCGAATGGATAGTTGGGAACGTTACTGATAGCTGGAATGCAACGATACTAATATTTGACTTCCTAATTGGAGCAGGGGTTGGATTGATCTACAAATCCGGTGGAGTTCATGCAGTTGCCGAGGCAATAACAAGAAGAATTAGGACTAGCAGGGATGCATCACTGTTAGGCTGGCTCCTGGGAGTTTTGGTTTTCTTTGACGACTACACAAACACGATAATTGTCGGAAATACTATGAGGCCCATAACAGACAAAATGAGGGTTTCCAGAGAAATGCTTGCCTATATAGATGATTCAACCGCTGCTCCAGTCGCTGGAATAGCTATTGTTTCAACATGGATAGGATATGAACTCGGACTAATTAGGGAAGCATTAGATAAATTGAACATTACCATGGGTGAATACTTCGCCTGGGCACACAGCGTTCCATACAGATTTTATTCAATATTCGCGATAATCCTAGTTTTCATTGTAGCCTACACCCACAGGCACTATGGTCCAATGCTTAAGGCAGAATACAGAGCCAGAACCACTGGAAAGGTCGTAAGGGATGGAGCAAAGCCACTAATGGCAACTGAATCAGATCTCGGGCACCCTCTTACTGAGAAGGGAAGTGTTCACTTCTTCATATGGCCGATATTGGCGTTGGTATTCGTAACACTTTACGGCCTCTACTATACTGGAAAGAGTGCATGTGAAGGCCCATGCGGAGCTATGGACATTCTAGGTAATGCGGATTCAGCAACTTCCCTTCTATGGGGTTCATTTGCCATGGTACTTGTGGCCTTAGTTCTAGTACTAGGAACGAAGACAATGACTGTGGAAGAGGCGGAGAGTGCAATAATTCAGGGTATGAAGCAAATGATAATGGCGACCGTTATTCTAGTCTTGGCGTGGAGCATTAAGAGCGCAACTGAAGCTGTAGGAACAGCTGACTATGTTGTAAACCTTGCAAAGAGTGCAAACGTTCCTGGTGGGATAGTTCCACTGATAATCTTCTTAGTTGCCATGTTCATATCATTCACAACTGGAACAAGCTGGGGAACCTTCGGAATACTCATGCCAATAGCTATTCCTCTAGCTTATGAACTGGCCCCAGGTGATAATTCTGTACTCTTTGCAAGCATAGGTGCAGTGTTTGCGGGAGGAATATTCGGAGACCACTGTTCACCAATAAGTGATACAACAATCATGAGTTCAATGTTCTCTGGAAGCGATCACATAGACCACGTAACTACTCAGATTCCCTATGCAGTAACAGCTGCCAGTGTTGGAATAGTCCTCTACCTCCTATTTGCTGCAGGAATAAGAACACCAGTAATTCTACTTCCAATCGGCCTTGTCCTCCTAGTGTTAGCCTGGTATTTCCTCAGTGAATGGTATGGAAAGAAATACGGAATACCGCATGGAAGAGTTCCCATCTATCCAACTGAAATCTCTGAGTGA